One genomic region from Deltaproteobacteria bacterium encodes:
- a CDS encoding RDD family protein: protein MGREEGIYFDIKDYGSLVRRFSAITIDMAFLLLLFILAGALWSLLFIPPDLDLAYYYGIKVFIYFEPEFFSLCLILAYIYLAILKPRPIRTIGYRLTGLKIIDLKGEQPSLLKMTWRFVLLAFGPFHLLFDIFWLGGDDNRQSLRDKLAGTYVIRKNAIPSGRGTIGYSQYGLFCYQLIFSEVMRKKGTG from the coding sequence ATGGGTCGGGAAGAAGGCATATATTTCGACATTAAGGATTATGGATCTCTTGTAAGGCGTTTTAGCGCGATTACGATCGACATGGCTTTTCTTCTCCTGCTCTTCATCCTTGCCGGCGCTCTTTGGTCCCTCTTATTCATTCCTCCTGACCTTGACCTGGCCTATTACTATGGAATAAAGGTATTCATATATTTCGAACCTGAATTTTTTAGCTTATGCCTCATATTAGCTTATATTTACCTTGCCATATTAAAGCCACGCCCCATCAGAACAATCGGATACCGATTAACGGGACTGAAAATAATTGATCTTAAAGGAGAACAACCGTCTTTATTAAAAATGACATGGCGTTTTGTTCTCCTCGCCTTCGGTCCATTCCACCTTCTCTTTGATATTTTCTGGCTTGGCGGCGATGATAACAGGCAGTCCTTGCGGGATAAACTGGCAGGCACTTATGTAATCCGAAAAAATGCAATACCCTCAGGCCGTGGCACAATTGGCTATTCACAATACGGCTTGTTTTGCTATCAGCTTATTTTCAGCGAGGTTATGCGAAAAAAAGGGACAGGATAG